From the genome of Chrysoperla carnea unplaced genomic scaffold, inChrCarn1.1, whole genome shotgun sequence, one region includes:
- the LOC123304857 gene encoding uncharacterized protein LOC123304857, which yields MKALMPNKVSDSTSVDSVKPLQQDNNLARINLPQFNGDIDSWLEFISIFDSLVHSKHMDNICKFRYLKTSLKGDAAAVISGFALTSENYPLAYEALRFRYNNKRRIASFYLQKILEFKTTHLSNLNNLNSFLTTHETAVKSIRSMDLPDLIDFIFFNLTLNNLDTNMRREFELRHSDKEIPSYTDLITFVTNQLRSLELQLPTTRPSSSTFPKANKPKSFLVNTAHNTNKISSFKQNSISKCSHLRSQCASKNVCRKCDSNQHHTTLHPGFQSPVTSATKATVSDLNASPSTSITQPPHSTGNDIPALSCTSYAQNPQGVLLGTAQILINTHSGNYFSVRALVDPGSQVSIISLSCCRALGLPIKPTSTQISGIGATETSCHGTVSCILKSKYSDIKVSTIAYVMSTISLNLPSVELSQEVISRFTSLKLADSQFYKSSPVDFLIGADLFPSILSCTDSQTIQGFPSAINSIFGWLIIGPVEGNPPTQPISLLSTAQISDHLQNFWETEEVSVSIPSNPSDILAERHFKDTHSRDSTGRYIVALPFRPGSLPALFNKERSLASFINLEKRLSKFPEKYKAYTEFMDEYISLCHMSKATNSSGYIIPHHCVTKDTSTSTKLRVVFNASDPGYNKISLNSLLLAGPKLQNDISDILYSFRFNAIALCSDIRQMYRQILVRPEDRIYQHIFYRPSTESDVVEFELNTVTYGLVPSAFLAQRCLKQLVIDEGNHYPLASQALLHNTYVDDIITGASSPEQAKTLMTQLQTLMSRGGFELRKWTSNDPSILTDLPVDHIETPFMFETETVFKILGLLWDPNTDSFLFQFKSFENVLTKRTLLSHVAGVYDPLGFLAPITFSLKCILQKLWLDHSGWDDPVPPHIRQIWDLHQQNMYLVAQIRIPRFIAPSESRSVWLAGFSDASQLGYAAVLYLCCDDGYSITSNLFAAKTKVAPLKTLSIPRLELCGALLLSKLVSSVRQTMPNLFKIPPRLFTDAHIVLYWLNTPPHLLKVYVANRVVAIQQITQHMCWSYIHTSVNPADIASRGLTPDQFCKPTQHNLWFHGPSLISEPLSQWPPPFTDTISNIAELPEIKPLALAANLITPDQMLELFSHFSSWTRLIRVVAWMLRFIKQCKARLQHLEPISGPLSITELDFAKIKIIHITQKYYYSSEIRLLSAHKALKGSLSSLSPFLDSSSIIRVGGRLNRSPLSSASKHPILLPKLAHISQLICVHAHLCSLHSGPRAVQASVQAVYWIPGLRGLVRKVIRNCPTCYRFRAVPFAPQMAALPESRVTPSKPFSHTGVDFAGPFIVKSGNPRKPRLTKGYLCIFVCFSTKCVHLEFASELTTQCFLAALDRFVARRSLPSDIYSDQGRNFLGASRLLNEISIFLQENRENISDYLSLKSVQWHFNCAYAPWFGGLWEAGVKSAKSLLKRMFKESSYSVEDYFTIFTRIEAVLNSRPLCDLPADPSEASSYLTPGHFLTGTPLTSLPERYPPCEQPVRDRWLNLRRLVQSFWKRWSKEYLNTLIQRNKWKSPAATPEVGNVVLVKGDQTPPLSWPIGRIIRLHMSADGIPRVADLKLADQQVVTRAVARLLPLRGSIE from the exons ATGAAGGCGTTAATGCCAAACAAAGTTTCTGATTCAACATCGGTTGATTCAGTCAAACCTCTTCAACAAGATAACAATTTAGCTCGTATTAATTTACCCCAATTCAATGGCGATATAGATTCCTGGTtggaatttatttctatatttgacAGCCTTGTCCATTCAAAACATATGGACAATATTTGCAAATTTCGTTACCTTAAAACCTCGTTGAAAGGGGACGCTGCAGCAGTGATTTCTGGGTTTGCCTTAACTAGCGAAAACTATCCATTAGCATACGAAGCATTACGTTTTCGCTACAACAATAAAAGGCGCATAGccagtttttatttacaaaaaattttagagttCAAGACAACCCATttgtctaatttaaataatttaaattcatttctcaCCACTCATGAAACTGCAGTAAAATCTATTCGCTCTATGGATTTACCagatttaattgatttcatttttttcaacctaACACTAAATAATCTGGACACTAATATGCGCCGTGAATTTGAATTACGTCATTCAGACAAGGAGATTCCGTCATACACGGATTTAATCACATTTGTTACTAATCAGCTTCGCTCATTAGAGTTGCAATTACCCACTACTCGCCCTAGTAGCTCAACGTTTCCAAAAGCAAACAAACCCAAATCATTTTTAGTAAACACCGCTCACAACACtaacaaaatttcttcatttaaacaaaactcaATTTCAAAGT GTTCTCATCTTCGAAGCCAATGTGCTTCTAAAAATGTATGTCGCAAGTGTGATTCTAATCAACATCACACTACCCTTCATCCTGGGTTTCAATCACCGGTCACGTCGGCAACCAAAGCCACCGTTTCGGACTTGAATGCGTCTCCCTCAACCTCAATCACTCAACCCCCTCACAGCACCGGTAACGACATCCCGGCGCTGTCATGTACTTCATATGCCCAAAACCCACAAGGGGTCTTACTGGGCACAgcgcaaattttaattaatacccacagtggtaattatttttctgttcgGGCACTTGTGGACCCTGGCTCCCAAGtgtcaattatttcattatcatgTTGTCGTGCTCTTGGTTTGCCTATTAAACCCACTTCAACTCAAATTTCTGGTATTGGCGCCACCGAAACCTCTTGTCATGGTACGGTTTCGTgtattttaaagtcaaaatattcTGACATAAAAGTCTCTACAATTGCATATGTCATGTCTACTATTTCGTTAAATTTACCTTCAGTTGAATTGTCTCAAGAAGTCATCAGTCGCTTCACGTCACTCAAATTGGCAGATagccaattttataaatcatcccCCGTGGATTTCTTAATAGGGGCAGATTTGTTCCCCTCTATATTGTCATGTACGGATTCTCAAACTATTCAGGGATTCCCTTCCGCCATAAACAGTATTTTTGGGTGGTTAATTATCGGTCCTGTTGAGGGCAACCCCCCTACTCAACCCATTTCACTTCTGAGCACTGCTCAAATAAGTgatcatttacaaaatttttgggaaaCTGAAGAAGTTTCGGTTTCCATCCCCTCAAATCCTTCAGATATTTTGGCGGAACGCCATTTTAAAGACACGCATTCGCGTGACTCAACGGGTCGATACATTGTCGCTCTTCCGTTTCGTCCAGGCAGCCTCCCTGCCCTTTTCAACAAGGAGCGTTCACTCGCTTCctttattaatttggaaaaaagattgtctaaatttCCTGAAAAATACAAGGCGTATACCGAATTCATGGATGAATACATTTCATTATGTCACATGTCAAAGGCAACTAACTCATCAGGTTATATAATTCCCCATCATTGTGTCACTAAGGACACTAGTACATCCACCAAATTACGTGTTGTTTTTAACGCATCGGACCcaggttataacaaaatttctttaaattcattattgttgGCCGGTCCTAAATTACAAAACGATATCTCGGATATCCTTTATTCATTCCGTTTTAACGCAATAGCCTTGTGTTCCGATATACGTCAAATGTATCGACAAATTTTGGTACGTCCAGAAGATCGCATTTATCAGCATATATTTTACCGACCATCCACTGAATCCGACGTCGTTGAATTTGAACTAAATACCGTAACATACGGCTTAGTTCCTTCCGCTTTTCTTGCACAAAGGTGTCTAAAACAATTAGTTATCGACGAAGGCAATCATTATCCTTTGGCTTCTCAAGCCCTTCTGCACAACACTTACGTTGATGATATTATTACTGGTGCTTCGTCTCCTGAACAAGCCAAAACTTTAATGACACAATTACAAACTTTAATGAGTAGGGGAGGTTTTGAGTTGCGAAAATGGACTAGCAACGATCCTTCTATATTAACTGATCTCCCTGTAGATCACATCGAGACGCCATTTATGTTCGAAACGGAGACTGTGTTCAAAATACTTGGGCTGCTGTGGGACCCAAACACAGatagttttctatttcaattcaAATCATTCGAAAACGTTTTGACAAAACGCACTTTGCTTTCCCATGTGGCAGGAGTGTATGATCCTTTGGGTTTTTTAGCACCTATTACCTTTAGCTTGAAGTGTATTCTGCAAAAGTTATGGTTAGATCACTCAGGGTGGGACGACCCCGTACCTCCACATATTCGTCAAATTTGGGACCTCCATCAACAAAACATGTATCTCGTAGCTCAAATTCGCATTCCCCGTTTTATTGCTCCTTCAGAAAGTAGGTCGGTATGGTTGGCCGGTTTCTCTGACGCTAGTCAGCTTGGATACGCTGCTGTGCTTTATCTCTGTTGTGATGATGGATATTCAATAACATCCAATTTATTTGCTGCTAAAACTAAGGTAGCTCCATTGAAAACCCTGAGCATACCGCGCCTGGAACTCTGCGGAGCACTTCTGCTTAGCAAACTCGTCTCGTCTGTCCGTCAAACTATGccgaatttgttcaaaattcccCCACGTCTATTCACCGATGCTCACATCGTTTTATATTGGCTCAACACTCCTCCACATTTACTCAAAGTTTACGTTGCCAATCGTGTTGTAGCCATTCAACAAATTACTCAACACATGTGCTGGTCATATATTCACACTTCTGTCAACCCTGCTGATATCGCATCTCGTGGACTGACCCCTGATCAGTTTTGCAAACCAACTCAACATAACTTGTGGTTTCACGGACCATCGCTAATTTCGGAGCCTCTCAGTCAATGGCCTCCTCCTTTTACGGATACAATTTCCAATATTGCTGAGCTGCCTGAAATTAAACCCTTGGCTCTCGCAGCCAATTTAATTACTCCGGATCAAATGTTAGAATTGTTTTCTCACTTTTCGTCATGGACGCGTTTGATCCGAGTTGTCGCATGGATGCTTCGTTTCATCAAACAGTGTAAAGCACGCCTACAGCATCTAGAACCCATTTCTGGTCCGTTGTCCATCACTGAATTAGATTTtgcgaaaatcaaaatcattcatataactcaaaaatattattattcttccGAAATTCGTTTGTTATCCGCTCATAAAGCTCTTAAAGGCAGTCTCAGCTCGCTCAGTCCGTTTTTAGATTCTTCTTCCATAATTAGAGTGGGTGGTCGCCTCAACCGCTCCCCACTCTCTTCAGCTTCCAAGCACCCCATTTTGTTGCCCAAATTGGCACACATATCTCAATTAATATGCGTTCATGCTCATTTGTGTTCTCTTCATTCTGGGCCCAGAGCAGTCCAAGCTTCTGTTCAAGCCGTTTATTGGATTCCCGGGCTTCGTGGTCTTGTTCGGAAAGTGATCCGTAACTGTCCCACATGCTACAGATTCCGTGCTGTGCCCTTCGCGCCTCAAATGGCCGCTTTACCCGAATCTCGTGTCACCCCCTCGAAACCATTTTCTCATACTGGAGTCGACTTCGCCGGTCCATTCATTGTTAAATCCGGCAACCCACGTAAACCTCGTTTAACAAAAGGTTATCTCtgcatttttgtgtgtttttccaCAAAATGTGTCCATCTTGAGTTCGCTTCAGAACTCACTACTCAATGCTTTCTAGCAGCACTGGATCGATTTGTAGCTCGTCGAAGTCTTCCATCCGACATATATTCCGATCAAGGTCGGAATTTTCTTGGCGCCTCAcgccttttaaatgaaatttctattttcttacAAGAAAATCGCGAGAACATCTCCGATTATTTGTCTCTTAAAAGTGTACAATGGCATTTCAACTGTGCATATGCACCCTGGTTCGGGGGTTTATGGGAAGCTGGCGTCAAATCCGCCAAATCGCTCCTCAAACGCATGTTCAAGGAATCTTCCTATTCCGTTGAAGATTATTTCACGATATTCACCCGCATTGAAGCGGTGTTGAACAGTCGCCCACTGTGCGATCTGCCTGCTGATCCTTCTGAGGCATCGTCTTATTTAACCCCTGGACACTTTCTTACCGGCACCCCCTTGACCTCGTTGCCCGAACGTTACCCACCTTGTGAACAGCCCGTTCGTGACCGTTGGTTGAACCTACGACGCTTGGTTCAAAGTTTTTGGAAGCGTTGGTCAAAagagtatttaaatactttaattcaAAGAAACAAATGGAAATCGCCTGCCGCCACCCCTGAGGTTGGGAATGTCGTATTAGTAAAAGGGGATCAAACTCCCCCACTTTCTTGGCCTATTGGTCGTATAATCAGACTTCACATGTCTGCAGACGGTATACCTCGTGTTGCCGATTTAAAACTTGCGGATCAGCAAGTAGTTACTCGGGCGGTCGCCAGACTGCTTCCACTGCGTGGGTCGATCGAGTAG